The Arachis ipaensis cultivar K30076 chromosome B03, Araip1.1, whole genome shotgun sequence region TGAGCTTAAAATTTTTCCATTGCTTGGCACCTGGTGATTGGATGTTAGTATAAATGCTCTATGCGATATTCCAAAATCTAAACCTGCATCCAAAAAGTTTGCCGAAATAGTGATGGACCACGAGGTCACAGCCAGGTTCAGTTCAATTTTAATAGGAAGGAAATCAACTAATAAAAGatataaaaagaaatataaataagaCAAACCCAACGTTTTAACTCACGTGTATAAGAAAGAGGAAAGCATTTTGACTGCTATACAgctcaaaagaaagaaaaagaagaatgttACAAGCTAACATAATCTGACAAAGACAAAGAGCTTGTGCTACGGCTAGTATCATTAAAGGAGCATCTCTACTATACAAGGCTTCACTCAGCTGGGGAGAAAGGAATCATTTCAAGCATAAGCCCTGACCATTCTGTTTGATCTATCATTTTCTTCCAGTTCCTCCTACAAGCTTTTCCGGGTCCACCATTTTAGCAGAGAATAATGAAAATCATTTCTAGACACAGTTTTGCATATACCTTTTCTGAAAATAATTGGCACATCAAGAATAAATGATAATTTAAATTCCTCATTCATTCTACAAGGGAGATAACAAGGGCAACAGCCATTCCCATTGCCAGCGAGATAATTTGGACTACTGTACTTCTGAATGTTGTTTTCCCATTGTTATTCATCTCTGCAAGCACACCAGCTATTGCAATATATATAAATCCACCTGCTGTAAATCCCTATCAAAAGGTAGATAGATATGTCATTCCCAAAATCAATTTTAGAATCAACCAATAGATTTATTATGGACAATCCCTCACCTCAATCAGAGATGACTGTCCAGGATCTTTCCCCCAGAGAAGAGCCTGCATCCATAACAGTGATTTACTATTCCATTTTGTGTTCACTCTTGGACACAGTAACCATTAATGGTGGCAAATCTAAAAAGCTGAGAGCATGACATGCCCTACCTCTGTTTAGGGTATGGGGACATGGAAATGAAAGAAGATGTGACACATACAATTGTTCCGGTAGAACATTTGGATAATAATGACCTTGTTACCACACAGGAATCTAAGGCAGTATAATATTCCCTCTTTTTAATCATTATGTCATTTTAGTTTGGTAAGCAAAAATGATTGAACTGTTTGCTCTTTCCAAAACATGCAATAGTTGATTGTCTTTCTATTTAACcgccaaaaaatatttttgaagactGGATTGTCATTATTCACATTCCTATTTTTGTTTATATGTTTGTGTATTTATATCTTCAATTTCTGGATCCACTAAAAAACAGACTGTATTTGGTGAAGGCAGCACTCACCAATGCAGTTCCTGCAAGTGCTACGAGTGCTGATAGAAAGTTGAAGAACAAAGCTTTTGGTATGGTGAAACCAGATCTTATTAGAATGCCAAAATCACCAACCTGTTTGTAAGGGAAACAAATAACATTAGATATTTGACCAGAAACAGACCATACTAATGCAAGGTACATGATGACAAGTGATATTATAgccaaaaaaatattagaatctTTGACGAAAATCACTGTAAACATTTAATCGTAAGAGATGGTGGAACCCATTTTTTCATCAAAAGGCTAAGGATAAATTTATCTCATTATGGCAAAAATTCTGACTGTCTAGTATGTATATTCTTTTCAAATTACATGCTGAGACCCAAAATGTCATAAAAGTGTCGCATGCAGCAGCTTTGCTTATCCAATATGGAAATCATACCACCCAATGAACAACTTATATTTCTCAGAACGAGCTATTGAGGAAGGCTACTTAAGATATGGCAACCAGATAGACCAAAGTTCCAACAGCATGCATATATGTTACACAATCTCTATTGAAAATGATGCTATGTATTAAACACACAAAAGTTTAACGCCTTTAAGAAATATCTGTTGCCATTTGTGTCATGCCTGAATAAACAGGATGCTGTAGCAAAATGTTCTGCAAATAGGCATAGTACTATGCATGATATAGAATAAGGACTGATTTGAACCTCTTGAGGGAGCTCATGTGCAAGCAAAAACAGAGTTCTAGACCAACCGCCAACAGATCCATAAAGCAAGAATGCACTTCCTAGAGCCATTCCATCGGTGAAATTATGCTGCGATATTAACACAGTCAGCATGAATACATTGAAAGCCttcatttaaattcaaatattcaatAAAAGGTAAAAATAGCTTACAACTCCATCAGAGAACAGATTGAGATAGCCAAACACAAGACTTGATGGTTGTCTAATGGGTTCCTTAACATCTGAGGATTTGGTTGTGGAGCTACCTACAGCACTAGCCTTGACATTGTCGCCTTTGCCTTTGGTTGCTTTGCCACCAGTTCTCTGTAATACAAGGATATGTCATATATACGACAAACTTGTCTCACCACTTCCCGTATTCCATTCAAGTTAAAGAAGCTGTCTAAGTGTTCACACTACACTGGACTACAAATAATATTAGCAACTATCTAATATTACTAAATTTTTAACTATATTTTCAAGATTAAAATGCAAAGCCAGCCCAAAAACTACTAGAGATCTCAATTTAGTCCATTGTTGCTACATATGTTGTCAAATAGGGACATCCTATCTATATAAGTATAGTCTTCTCTAACCTATCAAATGCACTCTACACTTAATAACTTTGACTTATGAAGGGAAAATTATGTATAGTAAGAAACCATATTGTGATAAAATAGTTTGTATTCGATTTTTGCTCCTAATATTAACTTATGATGTGATAACAAAAGTATGACCACGTTAACTATTTAGTTGTATACTTTGTATCATTGTATGCACAATGTATTTTGAAAACCAGGCTTATTCATTCTGAAATTGAATCAACAATTTGTAAACAATCATCTTACCTTTCTTAGTGACGATTCAGATTGAGATGGATTATCTTCTTTCAAGTCATTGGATACCTGTTTGGAATCTTTTCCCTCATCTAGAAATTTCTCTTCTTTTGTATTTGAGTTGCTATCATCCTTCAACtttttcttactgttgtgattatGGTGGTGGTGTCCATGTGTCCATGAACTAGCTCCTCCAGAGTTTTCTTCAACATACCTCACTACTTTCTCCACAAGAAGAAAGAGTGCAATTCCAGCTGCAAGAATTGCCAAACATATAAGAATTAATATGTGATATACCATAAGAAAAGGAAGCCAAATATGCTACATATCTTTGCAAGGTGAGAATTGACAACGTTGCTAAGAAAGATCAAACATATCATTACCAACCTAGGATGGACATTCCCGTAGAAAGATCAGCTATAGAATGTGCATGTGCATGTCCATGTCCATGGCCATGTCCAGAACTATCATCATGATCATGATCCCCATGAGAATGGGAGTGTTCACCACCTACAGTAAAAGAGAATCATATTAGGTACGAAAAAGGAAGAGAAATAtaattagaaaaaagaaaaaaagagagacaCAGTGAAACTAGGAAAAGGAGGAGCTATCCTCCATACAAAAATaggaaaagaaggaaaaagaggaAATGTTCTCTGTCAACAACACAGCAATGCTGCCCAGTCTCAACCAAATCAGAGATGGAAAGTGGCTTCTAGATTGCAGTGCACAGAAAACTTATAACCTATATACCCTTTTTCCAAGCCATGCACGTTGCATTTGCCCCTACCCTGCTTTTTAATCCCTCTGTCTTCCCATACTAAACACTTCATACATGTTTCAATGTTTCATTCAAGGATTGATTAACAAACTTCAGAATTTTTACACTTTCATAACATTATTAACCAAACTAACAAAGCTTGGAAACTACCAATGCTGTAGGGTCAGCACCagttcaaaaaataataataataataaaggaagAAAGAGATATACACACCACATACGCTAGAGAGAGAAACATAAGGTCCCCCAATGATATCAGATAATGGAATACTAGCAATTATAAGATTTAAACACACATAAAAGCATTAAAATATTGCTTAAGAACCAAAATTAAATGAAGTTAAGAGACACATTCATAGTAAAAGCAAAAATTTATTTCAAGCattttcctcctttttcttctaaattttcaATTGGAGGGTGGGGGTGCTGAATGGAGTTTTTAAGAATGTATTTTCAAAGGAGCAATGAATTTGCCTAATGAGTAAacttattttgtgaaaattcagGCATCAGCTATATTGAAGACAGGTTGTGTAGCATTTCATACCAAATGCGTGCGGTAACTGGTGAAGAAAGGCATCCCCCAACATAGCTCCCGCCTGCAATAGGCATGATCAATGAGAACAAAGGGAAAGAAATGTGAATCAAAGAAAAAAAACGGAAAAGGAAGATATTACTATGTTGGTGATAGATAATTACTCAGTAACTTTCTTTGTCAATCTGGTCTGTGGCTTATATCAAATTCAAAACTAGATTGTCCATGTAAAGTGAGTAATGAATTACAGGACATGGTTTGAACTTATTCATAAATAGTTTTACGGAAAATAACAGATGGGATAAAGTAGTAATCTTGATGAAATAAACAGTGTGAATGAAAAGCAATCAAAAGAAGCATTCAAGGTGCTGAAGGCAAATAAAGGAGGTCGAAGAAACCTAACCCCGAATAAAGCCAAAGAATCAACAACGGCCTTGGATGGTTTCCCTTGCACTGAAACAGGAGAGTAACCCAGAAAAGTTGAGTTTTGCGCAACGTAAATAGTCCCTTTATGAtgtttgaaaagatcaatttggATTGTATGATCCATAATATAGAATGAGAGATAAATTACTTACCAAAGATTAAAGGGAGGATAATGAGGCAGACAAGGGAAGCCATGCTCACGAGAAATGAACAGCCCAGCGCATTCAACCAAAGGCCTAACATCAAAATTacaaataaagaagaaaagagaagagccaGTTACAGAAGAGTTGAATTGAATGTGTGAATCAACAGGAAAGAGCTGAATTTGCAGCAGATAAAACATAAAAACAGAAAAAGCGATAGATTAACACATAGAATGGTCAACTGGGCATATTCACAAACAGATGGAGTACCTAAACCAGATAGCTCTGTGACCTCAATATGGTGGTGGTGCAGATgcccatgatgatgatgatgacggcCATGATCATGGCCATGGTCATGAGGATACCCAAAGCCATAAAGCTTCATATCTTCCTCCTCCGCCAACTCCTCGGGAAGCTTGTGGTTATGATGAGCATGGTCATGGTCATGGTCGTGGTTGTGGTCATGGCCATGGGTACAGAAGGAGGCGGAAGAGTGGGAGTGAGGGTGATGCTGATGCGCAGTACCCAGAtccaaagaaaagagaagagtgaGAGCCGCAAAGAGTAATGAGTGAAGCAATGCCATGAGAAGTAAATTGGTATTAGGATTAGGAGCGTGATTTGCAGGTGCCTTCTATGGTGATGTAGCAAACGATTATTAGAAACAGCACGATTATTCCCACTATGATCCCGAACGTTATTACATCCATTTTTCACCTAACATAACTTATACCttcattattttcaatttttcatttttgtttcttcttcgcTTATATCCAGGCTACTTGAACTCGAGTTGAGTGAGTGCGGTGCAGCCGTACCACTAATAGTCAATTTTGGACTCCAATAATcatattcattatcattctcaaaaCTTAATCAATGAATGTGTTagcttattatttatttttcattcttcAAACAAAATTTTAGACTAATCNNNNNNNNNTAttaaaatattctttttttttttatatatttttacaaaaaaaaaaaaaaaagtcattgGTAAATACATAAAAGAGAACACACAAATGAGTATGATCTGCAGAACATGGTTAAGCATTGAGTTTGAGAAACAGGCTCCTGTTATGAGTTCTTACAAGAGAGGAGTGAATTTATATATGTATACAAGAGACGGAGGGTAATCAACTCCTAGCCTCTAACATGTTTTAATGATTTTCATGGTGTATCCTGAGTTCATCAAGGTGTGATTTCCCACCAAGTTGTCGTGACAAGTACCATCTAAAGTGTTCCACTACGCTCATACTCTTAAACTGCGCTGGTCTTTCTGAGGTAACAAGGCTTGGCGCCGGAGCTATCATTGCCCCCCTGTTAGGGCTGTAAAAGGTAGCTATAGACATCCTCTCCTTCTTTGAATTAACTGTTGCTCGATGCTCAACGCTCTGGAAAATCCCGTTAGTCATCATCTGCAAAACCATGTTAGCAAGCATCAAAATCGTCACAATATAATCCACTTGTGTTAGATGTACTCATTTTAAATAAGCTATCAAACTCACTCATGTGAGTTCTATTATGACTTGTGATAGATAAACTATTGCTAGCTAACTACTAATTCAGTAATCAGTAGTATCACATTGACTAATTCAACAGTCAAGTGGGGCTTGAGTATTGTTGGTCAAGTACCTCTAAAGTGTCTCCAATGTTGATGATGAACGCATCAGGGAGGGGCATAACAGGAATCCACATGCCATCTTTTCTTATTTGAAGGCCTTCTACATCATCAACTTGGAGTAGGATTGTGATGCCACTAGCATCAGAATGAGTGTTCAGGCCAATGACAAGTTCTGGTTGAGGGCATGGAGGATAACAATTGATCCTCATTATTTGTGTACCTTCCTTAAATGGCTCTTTAATTTCCTTGGGGTCTATTGCCAGAGCATTTGCCATAAGCTCCAGGATTTGGATGGAAAGGTTTTCCAGTTCTGCAGAATATGTGTCTAAATCATCTCTGCATTCAAACCAAAGTTATGAAATCACCATATTATAGACTCA contains the following coding sequences:
- the LOC107632096 gene encoding protein SRG1, with product MEATSILVPCVQELAKEPLTTVPQQYIRPDQDPPLLSTTISESLPHVPVIDLSKLLSQDLKQSELQKLFHACKEWGFFQLVNHGVSTSLVKNVKTGAKQFFDLPMEDKNRFWQTEGDIQGFGQSFVVSEAQKLDWADRFYMITLPSHIRKPHLFPNIPLPFRDDLDTYSAELENLSIQILELMANALAIDPKEIKEPFKEGTQIMRINCYPPCPQPELVIGLNTHSDASGITILLQVDDVEGLQIRKDGMWIPVMPLPDAFIINIGDTLEMMTNGIFQSVEHRATVNSKKERMSIATFYSPNRGAMIAPAPSLVTSERPAQFKSMSVVEHFRWYLSRQLGGKSHLDELRIHHENH
- the LOC107632097 gene encoding IAA-alanine resistance protein 1, with the protein product MALLHSLLFAALTLLFSLDLGTAHQHHPHSHSSASFCTHGHDHNHDHDHDHAHHNHKLPEELAEEEDMKLYGFGYPHDHGHDHGRHHHHHGHLHHHHIEVTELSGLGLWLNALGCSFLVSMASLVCLIILPLIFVQGKPSKAVVDSLALFGAGAMLGDAFLHQLPHAFGGEHSHSHGDHDHDDSSGHGHGHGHAHAHSIADLSTGMSILAGIALFLLVEKVVRYVEENSGGASSWTHGHHHHNHNSKKKLKDDSNSNTKEEKFLDEGKDSKQVSNDLKEDNPSQSESSLRKRTGGKATKGKGDNVKASAVGSSTTKSSDVKEPIRQPSSLVFGYLNLFSDGVHNFTDGMALGSAFLLYGSVGGWSRTLFLLAHELPQEVGDFGILIRSGFTIPKALFFNFLSALVALAGTALALLWGKDPGQSSLIEGFTAGGFIYIAIAGVLAEMNNNGKTTFRSTVVQIISLAMGMAVALVISLVE